A section of the Deinococcus hopiensis KR-140 genome encodes:
- a CDS encoding discoidin domain-containing protein, which yields MKRVAALVTSLSVALSACGTSPHVPEVQAGLSGSAALASQAVPGCAAANLAQGKTVTASSTENATSLAARFAVDGDAGTRWASQASDAQWLQVDLGSTQNICGVTLQWEAAYAKTFQLEVSNDGTTWTPASGVVNGTGGTQNVSVTGTGRYIRMTGLTRATGYGYSLFEFQVFGSAAAGTTCTTTNVAQGKTVTASSTENATTLAARFAVDGDAGTRWASQASDAQWLQVDLGSIQNICGVTLQWEAAYAKTFQLEVSNDGTTWTPASGVVNGTGGTQNVSVSASGRYIRMTGLTRATGYGYSLYEFKVFTAGGTGSTLPGGPTVKISGNKRAYASTTQDRGADPAYAIDGNLGTRWSSGSSAKAWLMLDLGAAARIDRVELDWERAWSSRYTLEVSNDRQNWTAVGGVQTNPRVQDGVTSTPPASEYHDTVALNLTQPYRYVRINSTERGWSAGDGSQYGISLYEFAVYGAGGQDNPAVIGGPPAPTGNTWALKWQDEFDSAATPLKVDGNRWNYELGDGCAKGLCGWGNGERQYYTDSLSNVALQNGLLNITARKNDQGHPYTSGRITTAGKYQFTYGRVAARIRMQMPATAAGAKDGAVGVWGAFWMLGFDVDDPYVGWPNAGETDIFENIGYSWWYSSSLHGPGYSGGGSIGESYNKQDTASGIALNGHPDFKTTDWHTYQAQWDADQIVFSIDDVPYRTVSRAETEQRGYWVFNRPNYIILNVAYDGAYPAAYRNNAQNFTGARTADGLAQLAENNFPHTMQVDWVRVYQRQ from the coding sequence ATGAAGAGAGTTGCTGCCCTCGTCACCAGTCTCAGCGTTGCCCTCAGTGCGTGCGGGACCAGCCCGCACGTCCCCGAGGTTCAGGCGGGCCTGTCCGGCTCCGCTGCACTCGCTTCCCAGGCCGTGCCCGGCTGCGCTGCGGCCAACCTGGCCCAGGGCAAGACGGTCACGGCCTCCTCGACCGAAAATGCCACGTCTCTCGCGGCCCGTTTCGCCGTCGATGGAGACGCGGGGACACGCTGGGCCAGCCAAGCCAGCGACGCGCAGTGGCTGCAGGTCGATCTGGGCAGCACCCAGAATATCTGCGGCGTGACCCTTCAGTGGGAAGCCGCCTACGCCAAAACCTTCCAGCTGGAGGTCTCCAACGACGGCACCACCTGGACACCGGCTTCCGGCGTCGTCAACGGAACGGGTGGAACCCAGAACGTGAGCGTGACTGGCACTGGACGGTATATCCGCATGACTGGCCTGACCCGCGCCACCGGCTACGGATACTCGCTGTTCGAGTTCCAGGTGTTCGGAAGCGCCGCGGCGGGAACCACCTGCACGACCACCAACGTCGCGCAGGGCAAGACGGTCACGGCCTCCTCGACCGAAAATGCCACGACGCTCGCGGCCCGCTTCGCCGTTGATGGAGACGCGGGGACACGCTGGGCCAGCCAGGCCAGCGACGCGCAGTGGCTGCAGGTCGATCTGGGCAGCATCCAGAATATCTGCGGCGTGACCCTTCAGTGGGAAGCCGCCTACGCCAAAACCTTCCAGCTGGAGGTCTCCAACGACGGCACCACCTGGACACCGGCTTCCGGCGTCGTCAACGGAACGGGTGGAACCCAGAACGTGAGCGTGAGTGCCAGCGGGCGGTATATCCGCATGACTGGCCTGACCCGCGCCACTGGGTACGGATACTCCCTCTACGAGTTCAAGGTTTTCACAGCGGGGGGGACGGGCAGCACGCTGCCGGGGGGTCCCACCGTCAAGATCTCCGGCAACAAGCGCGCCTACGCCTCCACCACCCAGGACCGTGGCGCCGATCCTGCCTACGCCATTGACGGCAATCTCGGCACCCGTTGGTCGAGTGGGAGCAGCGCCAAAGCCTGGCTGATGCTGGACCTCGGCGCCGCTGCGCGCATCGACCGGGTGGAGCTGGACTGGGAGCGCGCCTGGTCAAGCCGTTACACCCTGGAGGTGTCCAACGACCGCCAGAACTGGACGGCTGTAGGCGGCGTGCAGACCAACCCCCGCGTACAAGACGGCGTCACTTCCACGCCTCCGGCCAGCGAGTATCACGATACGGTCGCGCTCAACCTCACGCAGCCCTACCGTTACGTCCGCATAAACTCCACCGAGCGGGGGTGGTCTGCGGGGGACGGAAGCCAGTACGGCATCTCCCTCTACGAGTTCGCCGTGTATGGGGCCGGTGGCCAGGACAACCCGGCCGTCATCGGTGGGCCCCCGGCGCCCACCGGCAATACCTGGGCCCTGAAGTGGCAAGACGAGTTTGACAGCGCCGCGACGCCCCTCAAGGTTGATGGCAACAGGTGGAACTATGAACTGGGCGACGGTTGCGCCAAGGGCCTCTGCGGCTGGGGCAACGGCGAGCGCCAGTACTACACCGACAGCCTGAGCAACGTCGCCTTGCAAAACGGCCTACTCAACATCACGGCCCGCAAAAATGACCAGGGCCATCCCTACACTTCGGGGCGCATCACCACCGCCGGGAAGTACCAGTTCACCTACGGGCGCGTGGCGGCGCGCATCCGCATGCAGATGCCTGCCACGGCCGCAGGAGCCAAGGACGGCGCGGTGGGCGTATGGGGCGCGTTCTGGATGCTGGGTTTCGACGTGGACGATCCCTACGTCGGGTGGCCGAATGCTGGCGAAACCGATATCTTCGAGAACATTGGGTACTCGTGGTGGTACAGCTCCTCACTGCACGGACCCGGGTACTCGGGCGGCGGCAGCATCGGTGAGTCGTACAACAAGCAGGACACGGCCAGCGGCATTGCCCTGAATGGCCACCCCGACTTCAAGACCACCGACTGGCACACCTACCAGGCCCAGTGGGACGCCGACCAGATCGTGTTCAGCATTGACGACGTGCCTTACCGGACCGTCTCGCGTGCGGAGACCGAGCAGCGCGGCTACTGGGTGTTCAACCGGCCGAACTACATCATTCTGAACGTCGCCTACGACGGCGCGTACCCAGCGGCCTACCGCAACAATGCCCAGAACTTCACTGGAGCCAGGACGGCGGACGGACTGGCCCAACTGGCGGAGAATAACTTCCCGCACACGATGCAGGTGGACTGGGTGCGGGTCTACCAGCGGCAGTGA
- a CDS encoding serine hydrolase domain-containing protein, whose translation MTEGLWEQPTPNPAFYDALQQHAQGLMHQHHVPGAAIALLTPTEERAFTLGVTSAEYPQPLSRDTIGQIGSITKPFTALLILRLAEQGLLNLNAPLRTYLPELQLSDEHATQQATLRHVLTHTGGWRGDVFENTGDGDDALAKMVRLLAEQPQVTPLGAYWSYNNAGFYLAGRVVEVVTGMPFEHAARQWLLKPLGLEHSFFFPAEVMTHHFSVGHVQQNGQTVVARPWSLPRNSAPFAGLACSLNDLLQFARFMLGDGRNAQGERLLSEEGMASLLQPQHETTDGRWVGLTWNVALVNGVQVSSHVGSTGGQTAVLALIPQLGVALASMTNAAAGMEMNRALLEWFCQHVLHDVPQEPVWLTLGQSELVEYEGRYQVPGDRHGFRVTANEGGLIFAFQQGEGREVFAETDPWPPTRLAFHANDRVTVQDGILKGMKFDFLRVEGTVRYLRAFSRITVRQQ comes from the coding sequence ATGACCGAAGGCTTGTGGGAGCAACCAACGCCCAACCCCGCGTTCTATGACGCTTTGCAACAGCACGCCCAGGGGCTGATGCATCAACATCACGTTCCCGGGGCGGCCATTGCACTGCTAACGCCGACCGAGGAGCGCGCGTTCACACTGGGCGTGACCAGCGCCGAGTACCCGCAGCCCCTCAGCCGCGACACCATCGGGCAGATCGGCTCGATCACGAAGCCCTTCACGGCGCTGCTGATCCTGCGCCTCGCCGAACAAGGTCTGCTCAACCTCAACGCGCCCCTGCGGACCTACCTGCCTGAGCTGCAACTGTCCGATGAGCACGCGACGCAGCAGGCGACGCTCCGACATGTCCTGACCCATACGGGTGGCTGGCGGGGCGACGTGTTTGAGAACACCGGGGACGGTGATGACGCGTTGGCGAAGATGGTTCGGTTGCTGGCCGAGCAACCCCAGGTAACCCCACTTGGCGCGTACTGGTCGTACAACAACGCCGGGTTCTACCTGGCTGGACGTGTGGTGGAGGTTGTTACCGGAATGCCGTTCGAACATGCAGCGCGCCAGTGGTTGCTCAAACCGCTTGGGCTGGAGCATTCGTTCTTCTTTCCTGCGGAAGTTATGACCCACCACTTTTCCGTCGGTCATGTTCAGCAAAACGGTCAGACGGTGGTCGCCAGACCCTGGAGCCTTCCGCGCAATTCTGCGCCTTTCGCGGGCCTGGCTTGCTCCCTGAACGACCTGCTGCAGTTCGCGCGTTTCATGCTGGGGGATGGACGCAACGCCCAGGGAGAACGGCTGCTGAGTGAGGAGGGGATGGCCTCTTTGCTCCAGCCCCAACACGAGACGACGGACGGCCGCTGGGTGGGCCTGACCTGGAACGTGGCGCTGGTAAACGGCGTGCAGGTGAGCTCTCACGTTGGTTCGACTGGAGGACAGACAGCGGTGCTGGCGTTGATTCCCCAACTGGGGGTCGCCCTCGCGTCAATGACAAACGCCGCTGCGGGGATGGAGATGAACCGTGCGTTACTGGAGTGGTTTTGCCAGCATGTCCTGCATGACGTGCCCCAGGAACCGGTCTGGTTGACCCTGGGGCAAAGTGAGCTCGTGGAGTACGAGGGCCGGTATCAAGTTCCCGGAGACCGACATGGCTTTCGCGTCACGGCCAACGAGGGTGGGCTGATATTCGCGTTCCAGCAGGGTGAAGGAAGGGAGGTGTTTGCCGAAACGGATCCATGGCCCCCGACCCGGCTGGCATTTCATGCGAATGACCGGGTGACGGTGCAGGACGGCATCCTCAAGGGAATGAAGTTTGATTTCCTGCGTGTAGAGGGAACAGTTCGCTATCTGAGGGCGTTCTCGCGGATCACGGTTCGTCAGCAGTAG